ATGTTGGAAAACCTAGAACTTGCAATGCTGTATattgattgttgatttttctagTCTCTTTGTATGTCTTTTtgagtaaaaattaaattggaaaaacaaaaaaagcttcAAATGAATTCAACTGCTGAGGTTTaccttgaaatatttttattcttgaaaCTGTAACTAGTGAAATTTTCTGCAAATTATTAGATGGATAAAGACGACCCGATGTTGGACTTGTACACTCATCCGAACAATGACAGTCGGATCTGGGTCGGTAATCTGGATTCGAGAGTTACAGAGTAAGTATATAAACCAAAAATCATTACACTATTATTGCTCATAGCAGTATAATTAACACAACTTTGTTATTTCGTTTGCTGGTTTGAATTGGTAAAACTGTTCCAAAATGCTGGTACAATTGACAAGCTCGAATATCTGTTTCACAAAATTGGACCCCAAGCAGGACAACCTAGGGGATACGCTTTCCTTACCTTCAGTAAACGAGAAGAAGCTATAAGAGctagaaaagaatttgatggGAAGTCTCTTCTTGGAAGAACACTTTTAGTTAAACCTGCCAGAAGTGTCCAGAAAGTAAGTAACTCATCTTCACACTAAGTTGTTGGATGTTGCtcattataattttaattaggaTGATCTTACTGGACCCAAAACCACTCAGTTCAGCATCCCTGCTTTAAGTGGagcaaaagacaacaaaaataaactcaaGTAATGAAATTTATTGGTTAGAAATAGTgtgaatttcagttttttttattgtatttttttcagcCTTGAACAACAGATCAAAGCAATAGAAAGCAAGTTAAAAACGATGGAAAATTCCTCAGCAACTCTTCCCGATTTGCCACCAAATTTTGTGTCTCCTCTCAGCCGCATTGCTGCTAGACCGGCAGCTCAACCCTACCCTAGCAGGTCTAACCGTTCTAGGGGTTCTAGAGGGCGAGGACGTGGGGGCTACAGAGATCGGAGGCGTTAAAACTGTGGGCGCCAGTTCGATATTCTCAATGGTATCCGAAATCTACAATTACTATTGTTATTAAAAACATACGCACATTATTCTTTGTAGGCGAATTTATGTGTGCTAAACGATGAAACTGTGTCGAGttctgatttttaatatttatgatTCTCATTTGTAAGACTAGCCTTCGTTTCTAGAGATGGTAAAcacaccctttttttaaataaactttcGTTCGAAATAAATTGACCTCGAATCATTggtttaaaataagaaaaaggcaaacaaCTGTAGCAAAAGTGTATGAGTAGTTTTCATCatcacattaaaaaaagaattgacgAGAggttgaaataagaaaaaaccacGTAGATTTGTAACATAATAGTTCATTTCAAACCTCAAGGCTTTCATGGttaaaacttcattttttgcttttttcgtGACTTACGGGAATGTTTACTTTCCCCTTCCCAGTCTGTTGTTCGGGTTTATTTGACACCTGGGATGGCGGCTGTGATGCAGGTTCCGATTTTAACTGTTTAACTTCGATAACACGCTCATTTTCCtgctgaagaaaaaacacaattaaacATTTGGATTAGGTACAATTACTACATTTGGCCAGAGATAAGAAAGTTAAGCAACGAACCGTTTCTTCTGGCTTTTTTGGCGCACACACAACCAGAGTTCCGTTGTCGGACAAAGTTGCGCTTAGATGATCCAAATCAACGTTATTAGGCAGAATATATCGGCGTTTAATGTGACGAAACACGTGTCCATGGtcgtcttccttttcttcgtgTTCAGCGCAAACCACCAACGAAGTGCCAACTATTTTAACACTAATCTCGTTAGATTTGAAATCTTCAACTTGTAGCGTCAccttaatatttatttaaaaaaaaaaaaaaaaagagaaaataagaattaaaatttttttcttgaatttctgATGAACAAAATCATACCTGATACTTTTCCTTGTCACTGACGATTTCCCGTGTGGAATGTGGGTGCTTAATCGCGGGAGATCCGATAACACCGTGAGATCGGAGGGAACGGAGAAACTGCGATTCCGGCCAATAAGTATTAGGTTCCGGTTCGAAAAGACCCCAAGGATCTCTACGGCGTGTAGTGTCCACGCAAGTGTAAGGATCGTAGTTCCAGAGAGCCATTGTCGTGATTGAAGctatcaaaatgttttccgcTCAGTTAATTCAACTCT
The window above is part of the Daphnia pulex isolate KAP4 chromosome 3, ASM2113471v1 genome. Proteins encoded here:
- the LOC124190540 gene encoding alpha-crystallin A chain-like isoform X2, translating into MALWNYDPYTCVDTTRRRDPWGLFEPEPNTYWPESQFLRSLRSHGVIGSPAIKHPHSTREIVSDKEKYQVTLQVEDFKSNEISVKIVGTSLVVCAEHEEKEDDHGHVFRHIKRRYILPNNVDLDHLSATLSDNGTLVVCAPKKPEETENERVIEVKQLKSEPASQPPSQVSNKPEQQTGKGKVNIPVSHEKSKK
- the LOC124190540 gene encoding alpha-crystallin A chain-like isoform X1: MALWNYDPYTCVDTTRRRDPWGLFEPEPNTYWPESQFLRSLRSHGVIGSPAIKHPHSTREIVSDKEKYQVTLQVEDFKSNEISVKIVGTSLVVCAEHEEKEDDHGHVFRHIKRRYILPNNVDLDHLSATLSDNGTLVVCAPKKPEETQENERVIEVKQLKSEPASQPPSQVSNKPEQQTGKGKVNIPVSHEKSKK
- the LOC124190539 gene encoding probable RNA-binding protein 18, yielding MNSTAEMDKDDPMLDLYTHPNNDSRIWVGNLDSRVTEFELVKLFQNAGTIDKLEYLFHKIGPQAGQPRGYAFLTFSKREEAIRARKEFDGKSLLGRTLLVKPARSVQKDDLTGPKTTQFSIPALSGAKDNKNKLNLEQQIKAIESKLKTMENSSATLPDLPPNFVSPLSRIAARPAAQPYPSRSNRSRGSRGRGRGGYRDRRR